Part of the Oncorhynchus keta strain PuntledgeMale-10-30-2019 unplaced genomic scaffold, Oket_V2 Un_contig_27052_pilon_pilon, whole genome shotgun sequence genome is shown below.
AATTGTTGCCTGAAGCACAGTTaaagtcaccaatgctctggataacatgaacacagcctaaccagctctgctaaggCGAGTAAAATGATCAGAGTTCACTCGTTTGTACTGAAAGTAGCCAGCAAGCCAGCCAATGTTAACCAGTTATCTtggatgcttgactgccgttgtgaggtcagaacgcttgaatcaaccctcctcctccgccagagcgtccagtgtggctctgaacgctccgagagcGATACGAACTGACAGTCTGACAACGCTCTTAATGTAGATAATACTAATACAGTGATAACCATTGGACATGCAGTTCCATTATGCCATTGTTTCTCCCACTTCAGATCCTTAAATTTGTAGTTTtggactttttccatattttgttacattacaggctTATACAAAAATTAATTAAATGCATTTTTTACCCCtcatcaatacacacaataccccataatgacaaagccaaaaaagtttttttagcattttagcaaatttataaaatgtaataccttatttgcataattattcagaccctttgctctaaCACTCAAAATTCAGCTCAAGTGCATCAaatctctgttggctgggctcccagCTTGTGCCATCCAACTCCTACCCCACGTTGGGCGTAAACCTTttaagggctcccgagtggcgcagcggtctaaggcactgcatctcagtgcaagaggcatcactacagtccctggttcgaagcCAGACTGAATCACAtccagccatgattgggagtcccgtagggaagcgcacaattggcccagcatcgtccaggtttggccggggtaggccttcataaaaacaagaatttgttcttaactgacttacctagttaaataaataaataattaaagtgggatgcatgccagcaaagccactaaacaatacattaattgcactataacagtgagaaacggtgcccacaaactgttaggaccCAACAGCATTGTCCCAACAACtaaccactgctacacctggctatcagcggagccttgtctgtcATTAGGCCTCATTTACCGCCTTTTAAAATAACATGGCTGACttacttaaacaaatgtggtttctactgacaattgatatatacaaactatggcataaggggacgacaagaggagaagagggcatctgtaattttgattaagacattaatgagcgagctaggacggacgtagtcaatataactatttgttcagcacttttgaaatggacAGCGACAGatttcagaacatgggccgttcttacagtgttctccctgtacgccaagtcagaaccgtaggataaataaaggggcatATATGCAGACAATGAaaactcttacaatattcaatgattacatttctcaaaaacaggtaATAGGCTACATGTGAACCactaagtcagaacagtaggcaaaattaagaggtgaaacaagaccaaattattagggcgaggcacatgggctactgacatcttactacacaacatacacttggtattactttcttagctacagtatacacatCTCCCTGGCAtgttacatcatttatgcagttctacccttagacttggcagTGACGTCTTGTTCCCATGAATGACAggacactgagccaatcacggcgcaaatGTCCGTATTTTCTGCGGGATTGCCCCAcctccacagaaagcactgagctggctgaaacacctgcattttggagctgccttactcaagaaaacaaaaagagagaccATGTCTGTATGCGGCTTTAATAACAACAGCAGAGTCCCGGCCCATCTGCCTGAAAAGGTCTGAAATCCTACGTCTTTAAAGAGTATCGCCCCCCAAAAAACACAAGTAATATTAATAACATGACACTTGTCCTACTTACACCGACTAATTGAGGAGAAATGTatttactgtgatatgtggttgtctcacctggctatcttaagatgaatgttCTTAATGTGCTGGTGACATCACAGGGTCAGAGAGAACTCCTGACTGAAGTCATACAAAAACACTCCAGGCACTCAGCccataagaaccattcatactgtcagatctaatatgaagaactgaatacaaccataagaaccattcatactgtcagatctaatatgaagaactgaaAACTAAAGAGAAGAAGAGGTTGACCAGTACATATTCATGTAACTTTATTTTTCATTGGCAGATCAATAAAGTTTGCTTCAATGCAGTTATCCAAACACATTCATGATCAGTAACTAAAATAACTCATCTAGTTTTAAAGACAATTAATAAACACATGTATTCATTTCATAAACTGTGTATCATTAAATAAAGTTGTAAAATCATCCCCCCAAACTAATGGGGAAAAGTGATCATCACACCATCTCTATCTGATACATGTTAGGGGCGgaaggtcgcctagtggttagagcgttgggtcagtaaccaaaaagttgcaaaatcgaatccccgagctgacaaggtaaaaatctgttgttctgcctctgaacaaggcagttaacccactgttcctaggccatcattgtaaataagaatttgttcttaactgacttgcctggttcaataaaggttaaaacattttttttaagcgTCTTACTAACTCCTTCCGAGGGACATCCTGGTCTCAGagcaaaatgtattttatgttaCAAAAACATCCGtgccactccatttagtatgttaCGTTCCACAAAATTGTTTatgtccctgttagtgagcattttagcCTTTGTcaagatatgccacacctgtcaggtatagattatcaagaagctgataaaacagcatgatcattacacaggtgtaccttgtgttggggacaataatatgccacacaacacaatgtcacagatgtctcaagttcagGGAATGTGCATTTCTCATgataactgcaggaatgtccaccagagctgttgccagagaactcaATATTTATCTCTCTACCATAAGACACCTCTAATGtccttttagagaatttggcagtacatccaaccagcctcacaactgcagatcaCATGTAACCACGGCAGCCCAGGAcctcttcacctgcaggattgtctgaggGGGGCTGagtagtatttctgtctgtaataaagaccttttgtggggaaaaactcattctgatcggctgggcctggctcccaagtggggcTATGCTCTCCCAAGTCCCACCCATGACTGAGCCTCTGCCCAGTCATATaatatccatagattagggcctcatttattttaattgactgatttccttatacaaactgtaaatctttgaaattgttgcgtttagaTTGTTGTTCAGTATAATACGACTTGCAGGACGTATCGTATGTTAAGAATTACAATTCGTATGTTATTTTACGCATTGTtattcatacaatatgttacgaactTGTgatatgtatgatatgttacgaattccaatttgtgttgctaacgttagcttggtTAGGGGTGAGGGGTTTAAGATAGAGTTAAATGGGTTTAGGAGAAAGGGTAGCTAACATGCTGACATAGCTAAAAATTAGTAAGTacttgcaaagttgctaattagctaaaattctccgtgatgagattcaaaaaCGCAACCTTTGGCATGACGTTTGAGTTTACACGCCCACCCTTCCACAGAGCAGGAGTAAAGCTTCTCTCCTACGTCTGAGCGTCGTCTCAGATTATTAGTGAactaattctgtaacgttaaaaataaatgtggcacagcggttgcattaagaagcagtgtatctttgtaactatatgtagaacatgtatatttagtcacaGTTTATGATgtttatttctgttatctggcggaGCTCTCTAtaatttctcctgacatttttgagaattttctgaacatggcgtcaatgtaaacggagatttatggatataaatggcatattattgaaaaaaaaacataaatgtactgtgtaacatgtcctattactgtcatctgatgaagattttcaaaaggttagttaatgatttattttttaatcctgcttttataattttatattttctgggacaaaatggctgcctcttgtCTTTGTTTCGGTGCCTCTTGTCTTTGTTcggtctaatataaatatgtgctgtgTTTTCGCtgtataacatttaaaaaaactgacacgctgggtagatgagcaaggtgtttatctttcatttgaggtattggacttgttaatgtgtggaggttaaatatttctaagaatatttttgcattgcCTGCGCCACGGTTTCAGCTGAACAAGGGGGGGGCGGACTCTGAGAGGGACGCCTCGCTTTAACTGGTTTTAATGTATACGTTGGTGTGTTTTTAAGTTGCTCTGGTGAGAGAAACCTTTGCCACAGCCAGAGCAGacgtaaggcttctctccagtgtgtgttctctggtgaactTTTAGCTCATTTgatgttttaaaacattttccacAGACTGAGCAgtaataaggcttctctcctgtgtgtgttttctgatgAACTTTGAGCTCAGTTGATGTTTTGAAGCATTttacacagtcagagcagcagtaagggttttctcctgtatgtatacgttcatgtgTTTTTAAGGTATCCAATCGggagaaactctttccacagtcagagcagaagtaaggcttctctcctgtatgtgttctctgatgaagttttagctcagttgatgttttaaaacattttgcacaGTCAGAGCAGTAGTAAcgcctctctcctgtgtgtgttctctgatgtaCTTTTAGCTCAGTTGATGTTTTAAAGCATTttacacagtcagagcaggaatatggcttctctcctgtatgtacaCGTTCATGTGATTTTAAGTTATCCAATCGGGAGAAActttttccacagtcagagcaggagtaaggcttctctcctgtatgtatacgttcatgtgATTTCAAGGTATCCAATCGGGAGAAACACTTCCCAcaatcagagcaggagtaaggcttctctccagtaTGTACTTGTTTGTGTGCTTTTAAGCTGCTCATTTGAGAGAATCTctccccacagtcagagcagtagtaaggcttctctcctgtatgtatacgttGGTGTGTTTTTAAGGTATCCAGTCGAGAGAAACTcaccccacagtcagagcaggagtaaggcttctctcctgtgtgtatttttaGGTGTGCTTTTAGCTTTGATAGAAATGGGAAAATCTCCACACAATGTGGGCAGTGGTGAGACCTCTTAGCTCTGTGATCTTCCTGCTGTTGTTGTCTGGATGCAGGGAATGTCTCAACAtggtctcctgtgtgaacaacatcAGAAGAACCAGTCAGTTGGTGTGATATAcatgtcaatcaaatgtatattaggaagcccttcttacatcagcagtTTGTCCAAGTGttctacagaaacccagcctaaaacaccaaagaGCAACCTATGCAGATCGAGAAGCACAGTGGCCACGAAAAACTTGCAAGAATGGTAGGAAGCTCGGAAcaaacctaaagaggaaccaggctctgaggggtggccagtcctctcctggctgtaCCAGGTCACATATGAATTCATGTAAGTCGGCTGTACAATTACAGAACGGGAATAAAACTATTCTAAAACTGGGTAAGAGTCAAAAACTAAAAAGGGGCGAAAGTCAAAAACTATGAgccatatcatcctccactcactatcacaagagttagtaactacacagccatatcatcctccactcactatcacaagagttagtaactacacagccatatcatcctccactcactatcacaagagttagtaactacacagccatatcatcctccactcactatcacaagagttagtaactacacagccatatcatcctccactcactatcacaagagttagtaactacacagccatatcatcctccactcactatcacaagagttagtaactacacagccatatcatcctccactcactatcacaagagTTAGTCACTACACAgccatatcatcctccactcactatcacaagagttagtaactacacagccatatcatcctccactcactatcacaagagttagtaactacacagccatatcatcctccactcactatcacaagagttagtaactacacagccatatcatcctccactcactatcacaagagTCACTAcacatatcatcctccactcactatcacaagagTTAGTAACACAgccatatcatcctccactcactatcacaagagTTAGTTAGTAACTATCATCCTCCAgccatatcatcctccactcactatcacaagagttagtaactacacagccatatcatcctccactcactatcacaagagttagtaactacacagccatatcatcctccactcactatcacaagagTTAGTAACTACACAGCCATATCATAGAACTTTACTACTTCACTTCTTTAGTCTCTGAACACTCCAGACATCCCAGTGAATAAAACACATGAAATAACATCTACCTTCTCATTGAAACAGTTCTACTGCAACTTTTCATACACAGTGGGAAGTTGGAATGAACAACAAACTTAGTTAGATAGAACCTGCTCTTACCATGAGAAACAGATGTTCCaatcttctcctcttcttcttcatctttaatgttgacattcagctccagtgtttgactgcagtcttccagcttcactgatgccatctctggaccctgcagtgcaaactgggctccactgtcacaatcaggacccagtgactgtaggtttggattcagtgtggaaggagagaggcaggctgggtttgTCCTCACTGTTGATGTTACCGGCCTCAGACTTAATTCAAGTCGTCCTGTAGATATAATGAGAAACGGACAAGTTATTATAACTTCTTTATTATAACAAAATATATTATAATGTTTTCTTGTTAATTTCTCTCATTTCCATTTATCAGGTAACTAATCACTGACAACAAAACATTAATTCACAATAGACAAAGTGTACACTTTAAAATTGCACAACATAAGTTCACTTAATCTATAGTAGATTCCCTACATTAAAATAAATGACTCAAAAACCATTTAGTTCAAGGTTACAGTATGTTTTAGGCAGCACTATGTACTATTTTCCTGAATAATATTCACTGTATTATATAGTGTTATTTTGGCCTTCGGCCGTCCCCAGCTACCGTCCAacggagagggatggaggacagagaTAGTGTCGTAGCAGAATCAcaattagttaggtaacattgataaataagatgttttatttacataataatgcttatgtgagatatttgtcattagaatgtcttcttttggataatactgttggcagttgcattttcctctctcttctccagggGAAAGTCccttggggcccagagaggggagaggtcaggattgtcttcatatgtgagggtatctgttaaaccatgtgaagggctccacaatgtctgtacacctgtcactccctacttttcccataTTGGGAAGAGgagtatggcagtgtctggaaccattgtatgtccCCTCTTGTGTCAAAACTTATCTTGATTTAGTATATGACCCAGAGGCTCACTACTCTCTGTGAGCTTGTCCAGAAGAGGTTGTATTtcagatgggagtatctagaattgacaactgatatatgccattggatgaggtaatggttTGGTCATATGAAGTACCAAGAATGAGAAGTAGAACCTCGTCTAAGAGAGCAAACTGAACAATAAGTTATAGCTAATGCCTTCTGGCTATTTACTCTCTCCAGTAAAAGTATTCCTTTGTAATGTTCCTAATATCTGTTATTCATCATTGAGAGGTTGAGAggggtgtgtcttggctataaatgatactaagaattgttttgtaagcactctcagagagttcatttatagacactgaattgatctgagagtcataGGGCCATGGTGAAGCTCaaatataattaaagatggacgttataatataactctgacttgtgtgtggtttgctctctcaatGTTTAGTAATAAAGGAAATTACCACGACAatagggagagaagacagagataggGATGGAGGACAGAGATCTCTGTCTGCACATAGATCCTGTATTACCACCCTGTATATTGATCctgtattaccaccctaccaacCTGCACATTGATCCTGTATTACCACCCTGTATATTGATCCTGTATTACCACCCTGTACATTGATCCTGTATTACCACCCTGTATATTGATCCTGTATTACCACCCTCTACATTGATCCTGTATTACCACCCTGTACATTGATCCTGTATTACCACCCTGTACATATTGATCCTGCATTAccaccctgcacattgactctctactgGTACTCCTTGTGCTACTATTACTTTCTTTATTTAGAAAATATTTCCCTTTATTTATTAACTATGTATTATTGGAAGGAAGCGTTTCACTGTAGAGTCTGCCAGTTGTTATATTTATTAACTATGTATTATTGGAAGGAAGCGTTTCAAAGTTTACACATTGTATTTGGCgcgtgtgaccaataaaattaagATTTCGCTCGCAAAAAAAACAACTGTATTTACCATTCACACCATAGTAACAAATATAGATAACATAGAAACAACTAAATGTGTCTGAATATTAGTACACATGTAGAAAACTGATAATCATTACATTCAGCTTCAAAACAGTAGAGCAACCGTGAAAATGTCTCTCTGATGCTTCCTCACTGCCTGACTGAAGTCCATTGACTCAGACAGAGTTTCCGCCGCCATTTTATCAGCTCGTAAGAAACACAttacacaacaaaacaataacatGTAAAACGAACTCCGAAATCTCAAATACATGGATTCTTTATGAATGTATCTTGACGAAGTAATGTATATTCATTCACTCAGACAAACCCAGTCTCTAACTATGTGACTTATCACTCACTCGGTTTGACACAACAACGTCATAAAACCTTCAGCAAACGTGACAATACATTGACCGATTTGCTACCTAACATGTTATGACATGTTCTTTCGATATTATAAAGTGTAAACGTGCTATTACATACCTGTAGTGATGCATTTGAAACGGATACAAAAGCTATCGTCTTCACAGCACAGTTCTAGTGTTCCTTCTTCTATGAggtttaacggcggttggcatccaatgcatgttgcattaccgccacctactagactggagtacaaCTCGTTAGTTAATACTTCGCTTGGAAAAATAAACAAATACGCTACTATCTACACTCACAAATTTAAATAAAATGAAATACACCACCCTATTCCACTATTTAAATCTATTTAGTCTTCCCTCAGGCCAACATcctgaaaggatgggacaccaccatttaacacaccctgtaactcttttGATGTcaagtctcacacacacaaatacctctctgcagctgccaccatcACCTCAGTTTTCTGCAACCTACATTCCaaaaatccaatcttactgaaaAATATATCACCGACACCACTCCTCTCATAATCCCTCCCCCTTgaccatcttcctctactttcttcactgcctcagcatatgacaacttctgcactacattaaccctggaaacctcaacctgcgTCTCTCGCAGGGGtcatttctgatccccagccccatgggaacccctacaattaacacattccactactttccccaatgttacacattcctttgtctcctCCAGAGGTACTAAATgaaacaggttataaactgaacatcccgcccttctgcacacttctcacacccaGGAACCTCCCTCAAAAACACgaaacccaaaacagtaccgtgtggtgaaaaacacacAGCTGCCACATGCCCATAACCTTGACACCTGTAATAACAAATCATACTGTtttgacaaaacaaaggaaataaaggtcagaacatgacacctccctcctacacacagctgccacatgcccataaccttgacacctgtaacaacaTAATGTATTCAGCACAAAAGCTCGTACAGGATAACTTATATATCCTAACAGCACTTTTAGTGCTGGTTCTTCTTCTCCTTCAATGTTTTATGGCAGACTTCACCGGTAGTGAATAAAACATGTAAATatcaggcctcccgagtggcgcagtggtctaaggctgtgccaatagagatcctggttcgagtcccgGCTCGGTCACAgtcggccacgaccgggagacccatggggcggcgcacaattggcccagtgtcgtccgggtcaggggagggtttggccggcagggatgttcttgttcCATCGGTGTTTcgtctgacacattggtgcggctggacTCCGGGTTAAGCGGCCATTGcatcaagaagcagtgcggcttggttgggttgtgttttggaggatgcaaGGCTTTCGACCTttcaggagttgcagcgatgggaaaaGACTAACTACTAATTGGTTGGGACATTGCTgttacagcctccactcttctgggggcTTTCATGGACaacacaagagcattagtgaggttgggcactcaTGTTGGGTattaggcctgactcgcagtTGCCTccattcatcccaaaggtgttcatgggattgaggtcagggctctgtgtaggtgatagaggaattctaaactTTATGTTTTATTGCCGTTCATCCAccatttctaattcattaatgaattgtaagttcattaattatccatgaagtagattgagaccagtcttaaaagccaggtaagagcgtttaattccagagagtactaaatgcttacacacatttccacaggttataaactgaacatgacatcatcagtttcccgCCCTCTCTCCGATTCTCACAAGAACCCATTGTTTTAGGAATGGAACATTTCCCAGACatttcttatctgtctgaaaagccATAGCATCACTCCCCTTTTGACTTCCCAAGAGACACAGACAATGCAATtcgttctgcttacattttcagtaacagcttaaccaataacttttacttttcataccataacataatagtattagaataaatggttctaatcaataatgtatacataattaatcatcttAACTACAATTTCCTCTAAcagtaggccagtcaagttcttccacaccgatctcaacaaaacttttctgtatggacctcgctttgtgcacggtggcattgtcatgctgaaacaggaaagggccttccccaaactgttgccacggtatcgtctagaatgtatgctgtagaaataagatttcccttcactggaactaaggggcccgaaccatgaaaaacagctccagac
Proteins encoded:
- the LOC127922771 gene encoding gastrula zinc finger protein XlCGF17.1-like isoform X4, with protein sequence MASVKLEDCSQTLELNVNIKDEEEEEKIGTSVSHGDHVETFPASRQQQQEDHRAKRSHHCPHCVEIFPFLSKLKAHLKIHTGEKPYSCSDCGVSFSRLDTLKTHQRIHTGEKPYYCSDCGERFSQMSSLKAHKQVHTGEKPYSCSDCGKCFSRLDTLKSHERIHTGEKPYSCSDCGKSFSRLDNLKSHERVHTGEKPYSCSDCVKCFKTSTELKVHQRTHTGERRYYCSDCAKCFKTSTELKLHQRTHTGEKPYFCSDCGKSFSRLDTLKTHERIHTGENPYCCSDCVKCFKTSTELKVHQKTHTGEKPYYCSVCGKCFKTSNELKVHQRTHTGEKPYVCSGCGKGFSHQSNLKTHQRIH
- the LOC127922771 gene encoding zinc finger protein 501-like isoform X3; this translates as MVAAAESLVGGGNATCIGCQPPLNLIEEGTLELCCEDDSFCIRFKCITTGRLELSLRPVTSTVRTNPACLSPSTLNPNLQSLGPDCDSGAQFALQGPEMASVKLEDCSQTLELNVNIKDEEEEEKIGTSVSHGDHVETFPASRQQQQEDHRAKRSHHCPHCVEIFPFLSKLKAHLKIHTGEKPYSCSDCGVSFSRLDTLKTHQRIHTGEKPYYCSDCGERFSQMSSLKAHKQVHTGEKPYSCSDCGKCFSRLDTLKSHERIHTGEKPYSCSDCGKSFSRLDNLKSHERVHTGEKPYSCSDCVKCFKTSTELKVHQRTHTGERRYYCSDCAKCFKTSTELKLHQRTHTGEKPYFCSDCGKSFSRLDTLKTHERIHTGENPYCCSDCVKCFKTSTELKVHQKTHTGEKPYYCSVCGKCFKTSNELKVHQRTHTGEKPYVCSGCGKGFSHQSNLKTHQRIH